ACCCACGATTTCCTGGGCGTTGGCGCTCCAGCGCGTGTAGGGCAGCCAGAGCCAGGCCCAGGCCAGCGACACGGCCAGAACCGTGAAGGCCGCCGGCAGCAGCCGGCGCGCGCGGCGGGCATAGAACTGCCCGAGCCGGACCCGGCCGCTGGCGAACAGCTCCTTGCCCAGATGGGAGGTGATCAGGAACCCGGAGATGACAAAGAAGACGTCGACGCCCACGTAGCCGCCCGGCAGCCGGAGGGGCCAGAGGTGGTTGGCGACGACGAGGCTGACGGCCAGCGCGCGCAGGGCCTGGATGTCGGTCCGGAACGGCCGCCTGGCGGCGGCAGCCGGAGCGGGGGTGTCGGCGGAACGGATCCCGCCGTCGGCGGTATCGCCGGGCCGGTCGCTGCTGCGTGCTGAAGTTGTTTCTGTTGGCGACGTCACCGGGATCAGCGCGACGTTTCGGTGCGGAGCCGTGCGACGGCGTCGTGGATCGGCCCGTCGAAGACAACATTGCCGTGCTGCAGGACGACGCCGCGGTCACAGATCCGCGACACCAGTTCCAGGTCGTGGCTCACGACGACGAGGGTTTTGCCCGCAGCGGACAGTTCCTTGATCTTGTCCAGGCACTTGCGCTGGAACGGCTCGTCGCCGACGGCGAGGATCTCATCGACCAGGAAGACCTCCGGATCGGTGTGCACCGCCACCGAAAACGCCAGGCGCAGGTACATGCCGGAGGAATAGAACCTGACTTCGGTATCGATGAACTCACCGATTTCGGCGAACTCGACGATCGAGTCGAACTGCTCGTTGATCTGGGCCTCGGTCATGCCCAGGATCGCACCGTTCAGGTAGACGTTGTCCCGGCCGGAGAGGTCGTGGTGGAAACCGGCGCCGACCTCGATGAGTCCGGCCACCTTGCCCCGGGTCCGGACCGTCCCGCTGTCGGGGAGCATCACGCCGGAAATGTGCTTGAGCAGGGTGGACTTGCCCGAGCCGTTCAGGCCGAGCAGCGCCACGGTTTCGCCCTGCTGGACCTCGAGGTCGACGTCGTGGAGCGCGTGGAACTTCTTCGAGAGGTCGCCCTTGCGGCCCGTGAACAGCCACACGATGGTCTCCTTGAGGGACCGGGTGTGCCGCAGCACGAACTGCTTGTTGATCTTCTTTACTTCGATTGCCACCGGCATGCTACAGCTCCTGCGCGAAACGGCCCTCGAGCCGACGGAATGTCCACTGGCCCAGGATGAGGAGCAGGAACGAAACGACAAGCCCCACCGGGATCCACAGCGACAGCAGACCCGGGGGGATGGGGGCGGTGCCGTCGGTGGTGGGCAACCAGAACGCATAGTGGAAAGCCTCGACGCCGATGGTGATCGGGTTGACCTGGTACACCGAGTACCAGCCGTCGCCGAGCTTGCTCCGCACCATGGTCCACGCGTACATGACCGGGGAAGCCCAGGTGGCCACCATCAGCAGCATGTCCACGATGTTCTCGAAGTCACGGAAGTAGACGTTGGCCGACCCGAACAGCAGCCCCAGACCGGTGGCAAGCATGGCGACAATGATGAACCCCGCCGCCGCGGCCGCCAACTGGAGCAGCGAGGGCTGCCAGCCGACCACCAGGCAGGCGGCCACGAGGACCGCGAGCTGCGGCACGAAGTGCACTGCCGACACCCAGACCGAGGCCACCGGGAACAGCTCCCGGGGCAGGTAGATCTTTTTGATCAGCCCGCCGTTGCCGACGATCGACCGGGCCGCGTTGCTCAGGGCTTCCGAGAAGAAGTTGATCAACACGATGCCCGAGAACAGGTAGATCGCGTAGTTCGCGAGGCCGTCGGGGTTGCGCGGACTGCGCTCCAGTCCCAGGAAGACACCCAGGGCGATGTAGAACACGACAAACTGCACACCGGGCTTGACGTAGGACCAGAGCAGTCCCAGCACTGAACCGCGGTAGCGGATCTGCAGTTCCTTGCGCACCAGCAGCTTCAGCAGGAAGCGCTGCCTGAAAACATCGGCGAGGCCGCCGCCCACGCCGGGGCGGACGAGGGCGTCGGACCCGCCGTCGGTAGCGGCTGAGGTCACTTCTGCTCCGGCGTCTGTGCGGCGGGCTTCTCGCTCATGGCCTCGAAGGTCTGCTTCCAGGCCTGCGGCGAGGTGAACTCCGGCAGTGCCTCGGCGTAGACCTTGGACAGCTTCTCCCAGTCGCGCAGGAGCTGCTGGTGCAGCTTGATGCTGCGCGCCATCATGGTCCGGAACTGCTCGGGCTGGCGCTTGTACCAGGACGCGCCGGAGCCGTCAGCCGAGGACACGATCGCGGAATCCAGCTGGGACAGCCGCCACCAGCGGGCGTCCATGGCGGGAACCAGCGCCTCGGGGTGTTCCAGGGCCCCGGGACGGACACCCTGGACCTGGCGGATGCCCGCGGTCGCGGCGGTGGCGAGGGCTGTCAGGATCGACTTCGGCGCCTTGGGCTTCTTGCCGCGGCGCGGCGGCTTGACGCGCTTGACCTGCGGGAAGCCGGAGACTTCCTTGGTGATCCGTGCGTCGTCGAAGTCCGCACGGCGGGCGCGGATTTCGGGGAGTTTCGTCTTGATCGTCTCGTGCAGGTGGGACGGGCCCTTGAGCAGGTCCTCCAGCGCATCGAGACGGAGCTCGACGGCGGAATACTGCATCGAGAGCAGGTGCTTGACGTCGACCATAAAGCTCATCCGGGGCAGGATGCCGCCCTTTTTGTAGGGCGAGTAGACGAGCGCTGCGAGCCACCGGTTGCGCTGGTGGAAGTACGCCTGCCAGTCGATGGTGTCGTCCTTTTCCGTCCAGGGCATGTGCCAGACTGCTGCCCCGGGAAGGGTGACGGTCTGGTAGCCGTGGCGGCTGGCGCGGATGCCGTATTCGGCGTCGTCCCACTTGATGAAGACGGGCAGCGACAGGCCGATTTCACGCACGATGCTCGTGGGCACCAGGCACATCCACCAGCCGTTGAAGTCAACGTCGATCCGGCGGTGCATCCAGGGCGTGGTGCGCAGGTTGCTCGCGGAGAAGTCGTGGCCCTCCCGGGTGCTCTCAACGGCGCCCCAGAAGAACTTGTACTCGTTCACTTCCTCGCCGAAGGTGTGCATGACGGAGCGCTCGTAAAGGTTGAACATGTGGCCGCCGACGATCGTCGGCTTCCGGGTGAAGTCAGCGAAGTTGATGGCGCGGAGCACGCCTTCGGTCTCGATGATGACGTCGTCGTCCAGCAGCAGCACGTACTTGCTGCGGCCGTCCTCGACAGTCTCGTGCATGCCGCGGGCGAAGCCGCCCGAGCCGCCCAGGTTGCCCTGTTCGATGATGGCGAACTTGTCCCCGAGCCGCGCCGCGGCCTCGGTGAAGCCCTCCTGGTCGCGCACCTTCTGCGTGCCCTGATCGGTGATGAGCAGCCGGTCAACGACCTCGAGGAGTTCGGGTGACTCCGCGAACGTGGTGAGGTGCTTCACGCAGTAGTCGGGACGGTTGAAGGTGGTTACGGCCACGGTTGCGGTGCCCGGTACGAAGCCCTCGGGCTTGCGCACCGACCATTCGGCGCCGAGCAGCTTGACCTGCTCTGAAGCGGCGACGAGGTCGAACCAGTACCAGCCGCCGTCGCCGAAGTTGGCCAGCGGGAGCACGACGTCGGCCGGGGTATCGGCGTCGACGGTGATGCTTTCCACCCGGTTGGACGTGCCCCGGGCGGTGGATCGGGAGATGACGACGGTCGCCGGCGCGTCGACCGCAACGGTCAGGCGGACGCCGGTGACATCCGTGTGGGCCCGCCAGTAGCTGGCCGGGAACGCGTTGAAGTAGGTGCCGAAGGACACGCGGCGGAATGCCGGCAGGTGCAGCTGGCGGCGGTTCTCAAGGAAGTCGGTGCGGACCTTGGCACCGGCCGAGGAGACAGCCGTGACACCGGACCCGGACTTGGAGTTCTGGGAGTCCTCGGACACCACGCGTTGCGCGGCGTTGAAGTCCAGGTACAGGGGAAGGGTGTCCGTGTCGCCGTCGGTCGGGAAGACAACCCGGTGGACGGTCTGCCATTCCTCGTTCACGCGGGCGGCGTTCCCCTCGTTCAAAACTTCGGTTGCAACGCTCATGCGTCCACTCCCCCGCTTTCAATCTTGGCGCCGCTTTCGAAGTGCGGGCGGATCTTGTTGTCGAACATGGTCAGGGCGGAGCCGATGGCCATGTGCATGTCCAGGTACTTGTAGGTGCCGAGGCGTCCGCCGAAGAGGACGTCCCGCTCGGCGGCCGCGAGGTCGCGGTACTTGAGCAGGCGTTCGCGGTCCGCGGCGGTGTTGATCGGGTAGTAGGGCTCGTCGCCCTTCTCGGCCGCGCGGGAGAACTCGCGCATGATGACGGTCTTCTCCGTCTGGTAGTCGCGCTCGGGGTGGAAGTGCCGCGGCTCGATGATGCGGGTGTAGGCGACGTCGGCGTCGTTGTAGTTGACCACCGAGGTGCCCTGGAAGTCTCCGACGTCGAGCACTTCCTCCTCGAAGTCGATGGTGCGCCAGGAGAGGTCACCCTCGGCGTAGTCGAAGTAGCGGTCCACCGGTCCGGTGTAGACGACGGGGATGGTGCCGACGACCTTGTTCTTGCTGTACTCGTGTGACTCGTCGAAGAAGTCGGTGTTGAGCCGGACCTCGATGTTCGGGTGCTCGGCCATCTTCTCGATCCACGCGGTGTAGCCGTTGGTCGGCAGGCCCTCGTACTTGTCGTTGAAGTAGCGGTTGTCGTAGTTGTAGCGCACCGGGAGCCGGGAGATGATGCCGGCGGGCAGGTCCTTGGGGTCCGTCTGCCACTGCTTGCCGGTGTAGTGCTTGATGAACGCCTCGTAGAGCGGCCGGCCGATGAGCTGGATGCCCTTGTCGTTGAGGTTCTGCGGATCCGTTCCCGCCAGTTCGCCGGCCTGTTCCTTGATCAGGTCCTTGGCCTGGCCCGGGGTCAGGTTCGCGCGGAAGAACTGGTTGATGGTGGCCAGGTTGATGGGCAGGGAGTAAACCTCGCCCTTGTGGACGCCGTAGACCTTGTGCACGTAGTTGGTGAACGTCGTGAAGCGGTTGACATACTCCCAGACGCGGTCGTTCGAGGTGTGGAAAAGGTGCGCGCCGTACCGGTGGACTTCGATCCCGGTCTGCTCCTCCTTTTCGCTGTAGGCATTGCCGCCGATGTGGTGGCGGCGGTCGATGACGACGACCTTCAAGCCCAGCTCAGTGGCGGCCTGTTCTGCGATTGTCAGGCCGAAAAAGCCCGACCCTACGATAACGAGGTCAGCGGTCACAAAATCTCCTGGTTCGAATGTGGGCAGCGCAACGTTGTGCATTGTCTGCTGCTCTAGCCTACCCGAGACAGGGTGTGAACCGGCGAATCGGGCGCCGCCGCAGCACGCCGGCGAGACACGTCAACGTTGTCCACATGGCGGGATTCCTGCAGGCCATCGGCCGATTGCCCGGCCTAGCCTTGACTGCGGGGACCGGGAGAAAGGATCCGGCGATGCTCCTGCACTGCACCCTCGTCGGGCAACCGGGTTCAGCCGTTGCAGGCCCGGTGGAGCTCTCCATCGCGGCGCCCTCCGGTTGCCCCGGGGCCGTCATCCAGGACGCCGTGTCCCGGAAGTTCGGCACGGCCCGGCTGAGCGTCGCAGGCGTCCCGCTTGCGGCCCTCAGCGCCGGCGCCGCCCCGCTGGTGAATGGCGCCGTGCTCGTGGACGGCTGCCCCGCGGGGCTGAGGGCGCGCACGCAGGCTGGGCCCGGACCGGGAGGCTGGAAGGCGCCGTCCGGCGCGTCGCTGCTGCTGGCAGTCCTCAGCGGACCCGGCGCCGGGACGGTGCTGCCGGTGCGGCGCGGCCGCTACCGCTTCGGCCGGAGCGGAACGGAAATGGCCATCCCGGATGCCTATCTTTCCCGGGAACACGCGCGGCTGGACGTTTCTGATGCGGGGATCACTTTGACCGACCTGGGCAGCGCCAACGGGACCCGGATCGACGGCCGCCAGGTGCACTCCGCTCCGGTGTCCACCGAGAGCATCATCGGCTGCGGCCACTCCACGCTTGCGGTCCTCTTCCGCGGGGAGCAGCCGGGGCTGTCGGGCCCGGGCAGCCCAGGGCTGTCGTGCGCCGGCGAAGACACCACCGAGCCGCTGAGCGTCCGCGGTCCCGGCCCGGCCGGCCCGCGGACGCTTCTGGTGCTGGCCGCCGTCCTGCCCCTCGTGGCCGGGGTGGTCCTTGCCACGGCCACCGGGATGTGGATGTTCCTGGCGTTCACCGCCGTCTCGGCCGTCCCGGTCCTGCTGCCGGCCCTCTCCGGCCGCCGGCTGCGCCGCGAGCTCCGGGCCGCGGTGGCGGCAGCGGTCCGGCAGGACGGCGAACGACGGCGGCGGGCCGCGCCGTCGGCGGCCGAACTGGTGCTCGGCGCGGCACGGCCGGGCGCGGCTGACGGACACGCTCCGTCGGCAGGACGCGCCCCCACCACAGCCGGCCCGGTGTGGCTGCGGCTCGGGCTGGCCCGGCAGGCGGCGAACATCCGGCGCGAACCGGCAGACCCGGCCTTCGGCGCGCCGCCCGCTGGTCATCTGCTGCCGTTGACCCTGGATCCCTCGGTTGCGACCCTGCTGGAGGGCCCGGCACAGTCTGTCGCCGGGCTGGTCCGGTATTTCGTCATGCAGCTCGCCGGCTACCCCCGCGCCGGGCGGACCTGGGTTCATCTTCACGGGGCCGCCCCGTCGCTCCCGCTCGCCGCCCGCTTCCTGTCCCGCGTTTCCCTGTCATCCAGCGCGGCCGTCACCGCCGCCAGGCTTTCGTCCGGTCCCGGCCCGGGCTGTGACAGGGGCGTTCTGATCCTGCTGCCCGGGACCGGTCCCGGGGCCGAAGGCGGGGCCGGGCCACGGGCCGGAGGCGCGGATGCCCTGGCCACCGAGGCGCACCGGCTCGGCTGGCAGGTGATCGTATGCTCCGCACCCGCACCAGCACCCGAAACGGGGCAGGCTGTCATCCTGGCCGGAGGCACCGGCCGGCTCACGCGCGGGTCTAGCGGAACCTGCTTTGTGCCGGACCTGGTGCCGGAGCGGGTCTTTGACCGTTTCTGCCGGCAGCTCGGGGACGTGCACCGCCCCGTGACCGCTGCCTCCTCCATCCCGGAGTCCTGTTCGCTGGACGAGGTCCTGGCGTTGACGGAGGCCGAGGTGGCGGCCCGCTGGGAAGCGGACCGCCACCCGCCGGGGCGGTCGCCGGGACTGCCGGTTCCGGTCGGCCGCGGGGCGGAGGGGCCCGTGCGGATGGACCTGCACGCCGACGGGCCGCATCTGCTGGTGGCGGGAACGACCGGCGCGGGCAAGTCGGAATTCCTGCGCACCCTCGTGACCGGGCTGGCCGCGTGCTACCCGCCGGACCGCGTCATCCTGCTCTTCGTGGACTTCAAGGGCGGTTCGGGCCTGGGGCCTCTGACCGGGCTGCCGCATTGTGTGGGGCTCCTCACGGACCTGGACGGCTACGAAGTGGACCGGACGCTGGCCTCGCTTCGGGCCGAAGTCCGCCGCCGGGAAGAGCTGCTGGCCGCGGCCGGAGTACCCGACCTCGCTTCCTACCCGGCGCATGCCCCGGGGGTCCCGGCACTCCCCCACCTGGTCCTGGTCATCGACGAATTCCGCATGCTGGTGGAGGACGCGCCGGCGGCCCTGACGGAACTGATGCGCATTGCGGTGATCGGCCGTTCCCTCGGCATCCACCTGGTCATGGCGACCCAGCGGCCGCAGGGGGCGCTCACCGCGGATATCCGGGCCAATGTCACCAGCTGCGTCGTGCTGAGAGTCCAGTCCGAGCTTGAATCCGCCGACATCATCAACTCGCGGCTCGCCGCCACCATCCCGGTCGGCAGCCCGGGGCGAGCCTACCTGGTGCGCGGCAGCGGACCTCCCGAAGAGTTCCAGACGGCCACTTTCTCCCCGGCGCCGCCCGTACCGCCGGATGCCGCGGTGACGGTGCTGCCCGCAGAGGCCATCCTCGACCGGATGCCCGGCACCTCCCTGCCGGCGGCCGGCCCTGCGCCGGGGGCCACGCCGTCGGAGTCCGCCGCGGCTTTCGCTGCATTACTGGCGAGGCTGTGGCATGTCCAAGGCGGCGTCCCGCCGCGCCGTCCCGTCGCCGGACCGCTCCCGCAGACCCTGGCCTTCCCCGGCCCCGAACCCGAACCCGGCCCAGAGTCCCGTCCGGAAGCCGACGCCGACGCCGGGCAGCGGACGGGCCGCACGGTCCTGCTGGGGCTGGTGGACCTGCCGGAGCAGCAGCAGGTGCGCCGCCTGGGCTGGAACCCGGACCTCCACGGTCACCTGGCCCTGATCGGTGGAACACAGGACGCAACCGGCGGGAGCACCCGGACGCTGCGCCTGGCACTGGACCAGTTGATGGACTCCGAAGCCGAATCGCATCTCTACCTGCTGGACGGGGACGGTGCCCTGGCCGCCGCCGCCGGCTCTCCCCGCGTGGGTGCCCGGGTAGGCCCGCACGAGCCAGCGCGGGCGGCCCGGGTGCTTGCCCGCGCCGCCGAGGAAATGACCCGGCGGCTGGCCGCACCCCGCTCCGGGGGGCTTGCCCCGCTGGTCCTGGTGCTGCACAACTGGGGGTCGTGGGTTTCCGCGTTCCGCTCAGGCCCCCTCGCTTGGGCCGAGGATCTCGTCGCGGACCTCATCCGGGACGGTCCCAAGGCGGAGATCACCGCAGTCCTCTCCGGCGAGCGCGAGCTGGTGTCCGCGCGGTTCTTCCCGGCGCTCCCCAACCGGATCTTCTTCCCGGCCGGTTCGACGGAGGAGGGCAGGCTCGCGTTGCCGTTGCTTCCGAAACTGCCGGCCATCCCGGGACGCGTTATTGTCTCGGGGCACTTCGTCGGGGACGGAAAGCCGGGCGTAACCGTGCCGCGGGCGGCGCAGCTCTACGACCGGCCCGCAGAAGACCGGGGCGCTGCGGTTCCCGGCCGCGGGCCGGGCCGCAGCGTGCGGGGCCGGCCGTTCCGGATCGAGGCGCTTCCGGCGATGGTGACGGCGGACGAGGTCCGTTCCCGGCTCGGCCCGGAGATTCCGTCGGCGGCGCCCTCGGATGCACGGCTCTGGATTGGGGTGGGAGGTGATGAGCTGCGGCCCGTCGGCATCCTGGCTCCGCCCGGCAGCGTCGCCGCCGTCCTCGGCGGCCCCAGTTCGGGCAAGAGCACCCTGCTGCGTGCCCTGCCGCGGCTGAACCAGTCACGGGCGTGGCTGCGGCCTGACGCGGGAAGCAGGCGCGAGGACTACTGGTCCGGGGTCCATACGCGGGCCGTCGCCGGCGACCTCGATCCCGCCGCGATCATCCTCGCCGACGACGCGGACCTTTCCGGCCGGGAGACGAACGCCGTGCTGCTCGAGCTCAACGGCCTGGGCTGGACGGTGGTTTTCACCGCCGGCTTCGGCCCAGCGCTGCAGCAGCGCGTGCCGTTGGCGCTCAAGGCCCGCAGCCACGGCCGGGGAATCCTGCTCTGCCCCCGCAGCCTGATGGACGGAGATCTCTTTGGTATGCGCTTCGAGCCGGAGCTCCATCCTCCGGCCGGACGCGCCGTCGTGATCTCGGACGGACGGGCCGCGGCGGTGCAACTGGCACTGGCTCCGGAGGAACCGCCGTGAGCGGTCCCGTAAAAGGCATCCCTACAGTGCGGGGGGTGCGCCGCCCGCCCGGGACCCGAAGGCGATGACGCGCTTGTCGAACAACAACACGATGGCGACGGCGGCAGGCAGCAGCATCGCCAGCCCGGCGAGGGGGTAGCCCCCGGTCAGGGCGGGAAAGCCGATGGTCAGCATAAACAGCTGCGCCACCAGGGCACCGGCCCGCGGCCAGCGGTACCCGCGGAACAGGAAATGGCCCACGGCGAAAAGCCCCGCCGAAAAAGCCAGGAGCAGGCCCAGGGTAAAGACTGCGCCCCAGAACGACAGCACGGGCGCCCCGGTCAGCAGCTGGAATCCATACCAGCAGGCTGCCACCAGCAGCGCTGTGGCCTCCAAGGCCGCGACGATCGCAATGACGGTGATTCCCGCGGGCCGGGCCTGGGGACCGGGGCCGGGAGCACCGGCCTGGGTACCGGCCTGGTCACCGGCCTGGTCACCGGCCTGGTCACCGGCCTGGTCACCGGCCTCGTTCTCGGCGGGATCGGCGGGGTTCTCAGGGGGTCTTGACACACTGGCACACTACCGGACATAGTCGAACAGAAGTGGGGGCTCCGCCAGTCAATGTGATGCATCGCTCACGATTTGGCGGCATTTGTACCGCAAATACCCCTTGTTTACACAGCGTTAACATGTCACGCTTAATCCAGATGACCGAGGGGGCCCACAGGGCCCTTTTCTTATGAAGCCTCTAGTGAATAATTTCACAAGAGGCATTTAACGAATTCCCAGGAATGGAGTTACTGATCAGCATGGATTGGCGTAACCGCGCAGCGTGCCTTGACAAGGACCCGGAGCTGTTCTTCCCCGTTGGAAACACCGGCCCGGCCCTCCTGCAGATCGAGGAAGCCAAGAGTGTCTGCCGGCGCTGCCCCGTCGTGGATACCTGCCTCCAGTGGGCCCTCGAGTCCGGCCAGGACGCCGGCGTGTGGGGCGGCATGAGCGAGGACGAACGCCGAGCCCTTAAGCGCCGCGCGGCCCGCGCCCGCCGCGCTTCCTGATTTTCCGCCTCCGGGCGACAGGCAGAAATGGCCTCGGACCGACTGGTCCGGGGCCATTTCCTGTTAAGCACG
The nucleotide sequence above comes from Arthrobacter sp. KBS0702. Encoded proteins:
- a CDS encoding ABC transporter ATP-binding protein, which translates into the protein MPVAIEVKKINKQFVLRHTRSLKETIVWLFTGRKGDLSKKFHALHDVDLEVQQGETVALLGLNGSGKSTLLKHISGVMLPDSGTVRTRGKVAGLIEVGAGFHHDLSGRDNVYLNGAILGMTEAQINEQFDSIVEFAEIGEFIDTEVRFYSSGMYLRLAFSVAVHTDPEVFLVDEILAVGDEPFQRKCLDKIKELSAAGKTLVVVSHDLELVSRICDRGVVLQHGNVVFDGPIHDAVARLRTETSR
- a CDS encoding ABC transporter permease, translating into MTSAATDGGSDALVRPGVGGGLADVFRQRFLLKLLVRKELQIRYRGSVLGLLWSYVKPGVQFVVFYIALGVFLGLERSPRNPDGLANYAIYLFSGIVLINFFSEALSNAARSIVGNGGLIKKIYLPRELFPVASVWVSAVHFVPQLAVLVAACLVVGWQPSLLQLAAAAAGFIIVAMLATGLGLLFGSANVYFRDFENIVDMLLMVATWASPVMYAWTMVRSKLGDGWYSVYQVNPITIGVEAFHYAFWLPTTDGTAPIPPGLLSLWIPVGLVVSFLLLILGQWTFRRLEGRFAQEL
- a CDS encoding glycosyltransferase yields the protein MSVATEVLNEGNAARVNEEWQTVHRVVFPTDGDTDTLPLYLDFNAAQRVVSEDSQNSKSGSGVTAVSSAGAKVRTDFLENRRQLHLPAFRRVSFGTYFNAFPASYWRAHTDVTGVRLTVAVDAPATVVISRSTARGTSNRVESITVDADTPADVVLPLANFGDGGWYWFDLVAASEQVKLLGAEWSVRKPEGFVPGTATVAVTTFNRPDYCVKHLTTFAESPELLEVVDRLLITDQGTQKVRDQEGFTEAAARLGDKFAIIEQGNLGGSGGFARGMHETVEDGRSKYVLLLDDDVIIETEGVLRAINFADFTRKPTIVGGHMFNLYERSVMHTFGEEVNEYKFFWGAVESTREGHDFSASNLRTTPWMHRRIDVDFNGWWMCLVPTSIVREIGLSLPVFIKWDDAEYGIRASRHGYQTVTLPGAAVWHMPWTEKDDTIDWQAYFHQRNRWLAALVYSPYKKGGILPRMSFMVDVKHLLSMQYSAVELRLDALEDLLKGPSHLHETIKTKLPEIRARRADFDDARITKEVSGFPQVKRVKPPRRGKKPKAPKSILTALATAATAGIRQVQGVRPGALEHPEALVPAMDARWWRLSQLDSAIVSSADGSGASWYKRQPEQFRTMMARSIKLHQQLLRDWEKLSKVYAEALPEFTSPQAWKQTFEAMSEKPAAQTPEQK
- the glf gene encoding UDP-galactopyranose mutase gives rise to the protein MTADLVIVGSGFFGLTIAEQAATELGLKVVVIDRRHHIGGNAYSEKEEQTGIEVHRYGAHLFHTSNDRVWEYVNRFTTFTNYVHKVYGVHKGEVYSLPINLATINQFFRANLTPGQAKDLIKEQAGELAGTDPQNLNDKGIQLIGRPLYEAFIKHYTGKQWQTDPKDLPAGIISRLPVRYNYDNRYFNDKYEGLPTNGYTAWIEKMAEHPNIEVRLNTDFFDESHEYSKNKVVGTIPVVYTGPVDRYFDYAEGDLSWRTIDFEEEVLDVGDFQGTSVVNYNDADVAYTRIIEPRHFHPERDYQTEKTVIMREFSRAAEKGDEPYYPINTAADRERLLKYRDLAAAERDVLFGGRLGTYKYLDMHMAIGSALTMFDNKIRPHFESGAKIESGGVDA
- a CDS encoding FtsK/SpoIIIE domain-containing protein; translated protein: MLLHCTLVGQPGSAVAGPVELSIAAPSGCPGAVIQDAVSRKFGTARLSVAGVPLAALSAGAAPLVNGAVLVDGCPAGLRARTQAGPGPGGWKAPSGASLLLAVLSGPGAGTVLPVRRGRYRFGRSGTEMAIPDAYLSREHARLDVSDAGITLTDLGSANGTRIDGRQVHSAPVSTESIIGCGHSTLAVLFRGEQPGLSGPGSPGLSCAGEDTTEPLSVRGPGPAGPRTLLVLAAVLPLVAGVVLATATGMWMFLAFTAVSAVPVLLPALSGRRLRRELRAAVAAAVRQDGERRRRAAPSAAELVLGAARPGAADGHAPSAGRAPTTAGPVWLRLGLARQAANIRREPADPAFGAPPAGHLLPLTLDPSVATLLEGPAQSVAGLVRYFVMQLAGYPRAGRTWVHLHGAAPSLPLAARFLSRVSLSSSAAVTAARLSSGPGPGCDRGVLILLPGTGPGAEGGAGPRAGGADALATEAHRLGWQVIVCSAPAPAPETGQAVILAGGTGRLTRGSSGTCFVPDLVPERVFDRFCRQLGDVHRPVTAASSIPESCSLDEVLALTEAEVAARWEADRHPPGRSPGLPVPVGRGAEGPVRMDLHADGPHLLVAGTTGAGKSEFLRTLVTGLAACYPPDRVILLFVDFKGGSGLGPLTGLPHCVGLLTDLDGYEVDRTLASLRAEVRRREELLAAAGVPDLASYPAHAPGVPALPHLVLVIDEFRMLVEDAPAALTELMRIAVIGRSLGIHLVMATQRPQGALTADIRANVTSCVVLRVQSELESADIINSRLAATIPVGSPGRAYLVRGSGPPEEFQTATFSPAPPVPPDAAVTVLPAEAILDRMPGTSLPAAGPAPGATPSESAAAFAALLARLWHVQGGVPPRRPVAGPLPQTLAFPGPEPEPGPESRPEADADAGQRTGRTVLLGLVDLPEQQQVRRLGWNPDLHGHLALIGGTQDATGGSTRTLRLALDQLMDSEAESHLYLLDGDGALAAAAGSPRVGARVGPHEPARAARVLARAAEEMTRRLAAPRSGGLAPLVLVLHNWGSWVSAFRSGPLAWAEDLVADLIRDGPKAEITAVLSGERELVSARFFPALPNRIFFPAGSTEEGRLALPLLPKLPAIPGRVIVSGHFVGDGKPGVTVPRAAQLYDRPAEDRGAAVPGRGPGRSVRGRPFRIEALPAMVTADEVRSRLGPEIPSAAPSDARLWIGVGGDELRPVGILAPPGSVAAVLGGPSSGKSTLLRALPRLNQSRAWLRPDAGSRREDYWSGVHTRAVAGDLDPAAIILADDADLSGRETNAVLLELNGLGWTVVFTAGFGPALQQRVPLALKARSHGRGILLCPRSLMDGDLFGMRFEPELHPPAGRAVVISDGRAAAVQLALAPEEPP
- a CDS encoding DUF4175 domain-containing protein encodes the protein MTVIAIVAALEATALLVAACWYGFQLLTGAPVLSFWGAVFTLGLLLAFSAGLFAVGHFLFRGYRWPRAGALVAQLFMLTIGFPALTGGYPLAGLAMLLPAAVAIVLLFDKRVIAFGSRAGGAPPAL
- a CDS encoding WhiB family transcriptional regulator, with the protein product MDWRNRAACLDKDPELFFPVGNTGPALLQIEEAKSVCRRCPVVDTCLQWALESGQDAGVWGGMSEDERRALKRRAARARRAS